Part of the Theropithecus gelada isolate Dixy unplaced genomic scaffold, Tgel_1.0 HiC_scaffold_196, whole genome shotgun sequence genome, TCAGAGGAAGTTTTGGCAGCGAGAGGCCTCAGACTGCACTTGCCATGGATGgcttataaaacaaaaaccaaaaccagaaaagtcaTATTGCACGAGTTAATGTGGGGTGGGGCACAGATCAGTCATGGAACTGATTCCGTTTCTAGTGGTGCCAAGACCGCCCGGCTCAGCGCTCAGAGTTCACTCAACCTCAGCTTGGACCTATGGGAAACCTGGGGGTTTCACAAGAAATGACCGCATTCTGGATGTTCACTGGACAGCAGCCCAGGTGAGTCACAGATAATACTTGGAGCTACAACAAATACAGTGGCTTCTCCAATCACCTACGGGATCTTTCAAAATAGGGACGTGTCACTCTCCAAGGACTCCTGTCGTGAATGTGGCCAAAACAAAGGATGCTGAGACTCTGACGCCTGGAACCACGGAGCACCCTTGGCCCTCGGGATCAGAGGAGACCCCGCAGCAAGAGGCACCCAAGCTTCCAGCTTCACGCTCAGCTGTGAGGTTGCCACGGGGACAGGATGCAGCCCGCGGTGGCGGCACCGCCAAGAGCTGCTGCTTCAGCCCAGTAAACACGGAGTCGCTTCACATCCCTCTCCTGGTCTCTGTGCCTGCAGCATGGCTTGTGGATGGTGACCCTGCCTCGGAGCTGACACCTGGAGGCCGCTAGGCCACATGGACCTCAGAGCCCAAAGTGCTCCAATACCTGCACTGCACCTGTCCAGAACCGAAACCTGAAGGCTTGACAGCTTCTTACCCTTCCCTTGATGCCTAGAAGTTTCCACGTGGctagtctccatttcctcatccacAAAAAGAGGCTGATCCCTGCTCTCCACCCCCACAGGCCCCGACACTGTGTTCCCAGGCCCCCGGGGTGGCCCTTGTCCCGCACCGCCCCTCGCAGCCAGGGCTCCAGGTGAAAGCAGACGTCATCCAGGCGCTATTGCGGACGGCCCAGTCTCTGGAAACACACTCGGCCTGTCTGCCCGTGGGAGGAGGCCAGCATTGCCTTGCGATTCCTGGTCTGTGCCACGTGTCACCCTTGTGTTGGGGAACCCTTGAGTTCCAGGAACAGCGGCCTGTGCAGAGGGAGAGGAGCTGGGGTGCCCCACAAGCCTCAGAACTGCTGTGATGGGGGTCAGAGGTGGCAAAGGCACAATACTGATTCTGCACGCCATCAGACCACATTCCTGACACATATCACGGCTTCCAGCGTACAAGTGTGTGTGGGCTCCATGTTTCCGGCGAGAAAACGCTCCTTCCATAAGCTAGAACCTCTGGCCCTGGGAAGCAGAATCAAGCTGCGGATGGGTTTTGGGGGTTCCTGGTACATGAGTCCCCGCGGGGCAAAGTCAACATCTACGCGACCCGCCTGGAGGAGCCTCCCTCTTCCCCCCTGCAGCGACGTCACCCGGAAACGCGTCCCCCTCTTCCCCCCTGCAGCGACGTCACCCGGAAACGTGTCCCCCTCTTCCCCCCTGCAGCGACGTCGCCAGGAAACGCgtccccctctccccctctgcAGCGACGTCGCCCGGAAACGCgtccccctctccccctctgcAGCGACCTCGCCCGGAAACGCgtccccctctccccctctgcAGCGACGTCGCCCGGAAACGCgtccccctctccccctctgcAGCGACGTCGCCCGGAAATGCGTCCCCCTCTTCCCCCCTGCAGCGACGTCGCCAGGAAACGCgtccccctctccccctctgcAGCGACGTCACCCGGAAACGCGTCCCCCTCTTCCCCCCTGCAGCGACGTCGCCAGGAAACGCgtccccctctccccctctgcAGCGACGTCNgtccccctctccccctctgcAGCGACCTAACCCGGAAACGCGTCCCCCTCTTCCCCTCTGCAGCGACGTCGCCCGGAAACGCgtccccctctccccctctgcAGCGACGTCGCCCGGAAATGCgtccccctctccccctctgcAGCGACGTCGCCTGGAAACACCTGGAAATGCGTCCCCCTCTTCCTCTCTGCAGCGACCTCACCTGGAAATGCATCTGTCGCACAGCCTGGTGCCGACGGGACGCGGCGTGCAGGTCACATGGTCTCACACAGGAAACCTTGGGGGGTGCACACGGCGTCTGGTGTGGCCTTTACCTctactgtctctaccaaaagccGACTAATCCCTGTGTGTCTAACCCAACTTCCAGAGATATTCTAGAAGcacttataaaaaagaaaatcccatcatAATATAGAAAACGTTTTGCTCAAGAATCCAAGAAACATTAATTTGCACCTGAGAGTCTAGTTTTGAATGTGAATAACTGTTGTCTTCCAACTCTTGACTCAAGTTTAATCCCAAGGCAGGAAGTTCCTGCGGCTGCCCGGCTGCCGGAGCACCCACCCCCAGGCCCACCTTCTTTGCTGCTCAGAAGCCAGGTGCAGGAGCAAATCCTGTTTTGTCTGTGGTCACCGATGCACATCAGGACCAGACACTTCCTCCCAGCGGGGCCATAGGCAGCTTAGGAAATCTCAAAATTGGGAACCTGTGAAGGCTTCCAGCTCCTTGCCGTCCCCACACTGTCTCCACGGGGGCATCTGAACCAACCAGGCAGGTGCTGACCCTCCTAGGGTAGCTTCTGGGCACACGGTCTTCAGTGAGATGGGGCAACGTTTCAGATCTCAATGATCTGACTTTAAAActctggctcacgcctgcaatcccagcactttgagaggacaggttgggaggattgcttcaggccaggagttccagaccagccctggacaacatggcaagaccctgtctctacaaaacataaacaattagccaggtgcggtgccacacgtctgtggtcccagctacttggcaggctgaggtgggagggtcacccgagcccaggaggtcgaggctgcagtgagctgtgatggtgccctgcactccagcctagacgacagagcgagaccctggctcagaaattaaaaaattatatatatgtatgtgtatatatgtatatatatgtatatatgtgtgtgtgtatatatgtgtgtgtatgtgtgtgtatgtatatatgtgtatgtatgtatatatctgtgtgtatatacgtgtatatatgtatgtatatgtacatatgtatatgtatgtacatatgaatgtatgtatatatgtacatatgtatatatgtgtgtatgtatatatatatgtgtatatatgtatgtgtatatatgtgtgtatgtgtgtatatatgtatgtgtgtatatgtgtgtatatatatatgtatgtgtatatacatgtgtatatatgtatatatgtatgtgtgtgtatgtatatatatgtatgtgtatatatacacatatatgtgtgtgtgtatatatatatctgagcGCAAAGCCACAAAGCCGCGTTGTTTTACCCTTTCCAGGAACACAGTGCCTTCTCCTCCTCATGGCTAACAACAGACATCGACAGAGTAACACTGAGAAGGACCAGGGAGAAGATGCCCTGGCCCTTCCACACATGCCCTGGGAGAACGCGCAGGCCCTCGGCTTCTGCAGCCTCCTCGCACCCTCACGCCAGTCCTTCCCATCAGAAACTGCTGTTGCAAACCCCGCCCTCCAAGTATCAGCTGTGAACTCcttaacagcagaaacaaactAAACAACGCAGGTAGAAAGCCGTGGGCTGCCAAATGCTACCGAAGCGGCTCAAGAAGGAGCAAATGAGCTAAGACCAGGGTGCTCGTGCAATCAGGAGGCAAGATCTTCTTAACGCTGAGCCCCTCGCCCACGGAGGCTGGCGGACGCAGTGCCTTCTCCAGGGAGCTGCGGCTCCAAGGACACCACGGGCTGCGTAAAGCCCTCGACTGGGCTCTGACCCCAGAAGGCTCCACATCTTGGTGATGAGAGCAGAAGGCCAGTCCGGGCCAAGGGTCCCCGTGACACCTGCCCCTACCCCGTACAGGCCTCGCGACAAGAGGGCTGAGCTCGCCAGGTCTCCTGGGAGTCGCGGTCCCAGCACAGGTGGAGTCTGGGATGCAGGCTGTGGGGTCTGCTCATCACGGCACAGAGTCCAGTCCTGTTGGTTGTGACTGGACAGCCCCGGGCAAGTGGCCTCAGCCATGTCCACGGTCGGGTGGCCATTCAGCGCCTGAGTGTGGCCGGACAGCTCCCCACCACAGAGTATCATGGGGCATGGCAGGGCAGCACACGGATTCTTCCCGCCATCACACAAAGAAACTGCTGGCTCCCCTGACCCCCACAGTCTCCATCAACACCCCGAGCCCTGTAGACCCACAGGAAGGGTAGGAAGAAGGCAGGGTACTGGGGGCTTCTCCCACCCCATGGTGGCAGGGACCAAGGACAGATTCCAACATCGCAATGAAACTGGGTAGGAGCAGGACGCATCCACAGCACCACATAGGACAGGCCCAGCCATCGCCCATCTCCCGCCACAGCCCATCTCCTGGTATAGCCCATCTCCCATCTCCCACCACAGCCCATCTCCTGGTATAGCCCATTTCCCATCTCCTGCCACAACCCATCTCCCACCACAGCTGAGGGCTTCCTGGGGACTGTCCGGCTTGTGCGAGTCACCTGCTGGTCTGCTCAGCCAAACACAAGCTCCAGAGCCACCACTGTGAATGCCAGGGAGGCACATGGCCACGTTCTTCAAGACCCTTCAGAGTCAGCCCAGCACAGTACCCACAGGAGGGACTGGAGACTCCCCAGGGCCTGACATGCATGCCGGGAGCCAGAAGGCCGGCTGAGGCCTGTCCAGTTCCCAAAACAGCAGGGCAGGTTGCTGGGGAGGATGCCCCAGCCAGGCGTAGTGGGAACCAGAGCCAGGGCGACGTGGCTTCGAGGCTGGCTGTGGCCTGTGGGCTGCGGGGTGGTTTCCCTTCCCGGAAAGGGAGGGGCTTACAAGGAGATGCAGTGGAAGTCAGTCCTGAGCCATTCCAGCCCATGCCAGCGTTTTACAAACCATGGGGCAACTGGACACCTTCGGCTTCTTTGCTAACCGTCTTCCCAGGAGGTGATGGCAGCGGGAAGCTCGGGGAAGACCCCACAGCCACCACTTTACGTGTCCTGCTATGCTGGGGTTCGGTACAACGCCTTAGAGACTATGTTCACCATCACGCCAAAGGGTCCACCAGTGCCCAGGGACATGGAGGTCTGGACAGTCCGGCACCAGAGCCCAGAGACAGCCCCATTACAGGGCCTGGGAGCTCTCAAAAGCCTGCACTGTTCCCCCAACACTGCCAGGGCCTGAACCCCTCAGATACCAGAGCCACAAGAGCAAAGGCATTCAAATGCAGTAGCAATCACTGCTGAGCCTGGCAGAGGACTCGTGTCTGTGAAAGAGAAGACAGAGTCTACCTGTTACTGCGCTGGGCTTATATGATCTTTTTCCAAATTCTGATAAACTCTGAAACTTGCAGATAACTTACGAAACGCAAGGGTGAAAGTTTTCTCAGGCCTTTTGAAACTAATACTATGCATAGCAGAAAAATGACTGATATTGCTAAAATCTTCAATATTGCAGCCCAAAACTTAAACAATGTCTGAAAtaaagaggtttttgtttgtttgttttgagacagagtctcgctcctgtcacccaggctggaatacagtggcgcgatctcagctcagtgcaacctcggcctcctgggttcaagcgattcccctgcctcagccttctgagtagctgggattacaggcgcccgccaccacgcctggctaatttttgtacttttagtagagatggagttttgccaatttggccaggttggtcttgaacttctgacctctggtgatccacctgccttggcctcccaaagtgccgggattacaggtgtgagccactgcgcccagtcaggaGATCTGAATATACATTATTGTACCAACCTAACAGCTATTTCTGATCATTGAAACCAAGCAGGCTCTAAGTAAACACTGTTCATTAGCCTATCTCGCCCcttagaaattctttttctttaaacattcagTTCTAACAGGCAATGTTTCACGTGTAGAAACTGAATtcaagggctgggtgcggtggttcacgcctgtaatcccagcactgtgggaggccgaggcgggcggatcacaaggtcaggagatcgagaccatcctggctaacatgttgaaaccccgtctctactaaaaatacaaaaaactagccgggcgaggtggcggcgcctgtagtcccagctactccggaggctgaggcaggagaatggcgggaacccgggaggcggagcttgcagtgagccgagatcgcgccactgcactccagcctgggcgacagagcgagactctgtctcaaaataaataaataaaataaaaagaaattcaattcaaGAATTGTGCTGTTAAAGTTACCGATAAATTCAGTTAAAATACCTCTGCCTTTCCAATTCCCCTACAACCTTGCTTCTACAAAGGCAACTCCGGAGACTGTCTGGGTGCAGAGAGTGAGACATGTGGAGACGCTGACAGGGACACTTTCCAGAGGCTGATGCCCAAAGAGGAGAAGATGTCAGCACAGACAGACCTGGACATGGACACACATGGCCTGTGGCAGGTGCCCAGGTGGAGGAGGCCGAACAATGAAGGAATGAGGAAGCAATCACGTAGACTTTAGTTCCTGTAGGTCAATATGAAATCTTTAAAAGCCACCATCTGAGAACCACTATTTATAAATAACAAGCACAGCATTCAACATGCACTCTCGCCCTGGCCTCCTCCAGACGCAGCCCCGCAACACCTCCTTACACCCTCAACGGCACACGGAAAGGTGCCCTGGGAGCACTTGCTATGATCACCGTCATTATCCCTGGAAAGAAGCAAGGCGGGAAGAAAACCACTCCTTTCTGATGCCAGAATTCACAGCTTAAGATTCTAATTTGTAGGGCTCTGGCAGGTGGCCTGTGGTTCCGGTGCCAGTCCTCCCAAGCTTTGACAACAGACACATCATTCCGCTGAGCTCCAAAATAGCTCCAAACTCTAAAACTACCAAGGTTCTATCACCTACTCTTACTAACTTCACAAACATTATCATTGCTTCAATTGTAGCAAGAATTCAGCATTGTTCTTTGACCACTGTGGGCCTCTCAGAGGCTCTGCATAGGACTGGGTGCCACAGGTACTCAACAAGCAACAAAAGGCCTCAAAGGACAACAACCCTGGAAGGTCCCCAGGAAGGATGCACACAGCACACTTTCCACTAGAAAGCTCCTTCTGGCATAAGAACAGGATTAACGGAGCAGCAGTTCTTTACCACGGCGGGGAGAAGATGGGCATGTTGTACATTCTCCAACCCAAACTTTGGAGATAATTAAAGATACAACTTTCTAGTTGCACAGCCCGTGATCCTGGTGACGTTTTCCACGCTGGCCGGAGCTGTTGCGTGTGACCAACGGAGAGGCATTCCTGGGGAAGGAAGTCTGGCCCCTCCACCTTGCTGGTAAAAAACTTAACATTTCATCTCTGCTGTGGCTTCCAGCTGCCCCGGGGCACCCGCTGACGAGGTCGCTTGGAAACAGAGCACAAGGAACCAGGAAACATATTTTGATGTGGAACCAGAACAGTGGGAAAAGGTTAACTGCAAACCCCAGAAGCGAGTGTGGGACATATTTACCGAGCTTTGTTTGTGTTAACGCTCAGAAATGTTTCAGGCATCACACCTAACCGGGCACTCTGCAGCCAGGAGATAAAGCTAACAGGGTCACATGGCCACAGAATTCTTGCTGAAACTCCCAAGCAGAGGGAAAAAACAGCCTCCTATACTTTCCAACCTCCACACCAAACACAGGCCCAAGGTGGGCAGGAGGGGCCGTGCCCACCAGAACATGATGTCCCTGTGGACACCTCGCcacccaggagatggagaaggaACCAGGACGAGCTTGTGCTTTCAAAGGCTGCCTGCCATTTTTACTGGGACCGTAAGACTGAGGCTGAGGGCCAAACGGTGTTCCCCGCAAACTCACATAATGGAGTCCTGCCCAGTGTGGGACTGTGTCTGGGAGATGGTCCTTACAGAGCAATGAAGTTCAAATGAGGCTACCAGGGTGGCCCCAACCCAGCAGGACCAGTATCCTCATGAAAGGGGACATCTGGAAACAGACATGCACGGGAGACGGCGAGATAGGAGTCATGGGGAGAAGACGGCGGCTCCGAGCCAGGGAGACAGGCTGGGCAGATGATCCCTCACAGCCTCCAAAAGAAAGCCCCGATCTTGGCTTCCAGTCTCAGGACCCTGAGAGAAAATCTTCCTGCTGGGAAGGCCACTCATCCGCGGGACCTTGTcagggcagccccaggaaacaaaCACGCAGGGTTCACCCAAAGGTTCACCACTGCGTTATGTCCCAGTTACACCTCGACAACATCACTCTTCCCTTATCCCACCAGTTCAGTCAAGTTCACGGTGATGGACGACTTTGTCACCGTGGAGACCATGAAGCGCAGTGTACGTGACCATGTGCTGCAGAGTCAGTGCCACGGCGCTTTTACTTTTACTTACACGATGACAGTGATAGTACGGCAGAGGGAAAAACAGTTCTTAAATTTTCCCAATGCCTCCCACTGGATGggatttttattgtaaattcaaTCCAGGTCCTGACATAGGCTCGTTGTGATAACCTAGAATATGCCAGCCTTTTAAACCTTAAAGTATTGAAAACAGAAGTTGGGATAGAAAGGTCTTGACTGCAAGTCAAGAAGAACCAGTGGTGATCCTTGCTTTCTCTCGAAACCTCAGCTGACCACGATTCTAAGTATCACACCAGCAGAAAGGCAGATCAGCCATCCGGCTGCTCAAAACACTGTCAGCTCTCACACTGTTCCTTTGACACAAGCCTTCAGGGAGGTTTAGGTGGGTTCGTTCCCAGCCTGGAGGAGCGTCACCTGCTTGCAGCTCTAATTCTGAGACCAGAGCAGAGACGGGTCCTCCCAGAGCACCCTCACTGCCTGCCTTCCTCACCCTGCAGGCATGGGGGCTGCACCTGCCCTCCCCGCCGCCTGGTCTCGCCTCCTGAGTGCTCACTAATAAAAAAGGAGTAGGGGGTGGGGAATGAGGAAGAacgaaaaaaaaacaacaggaaaaCACCCAGTCTGGAATGCCCCGGGCTGCGCGTGGCAAACGCCTCTTCCTGAGGATACAGCGGCAGCCCTGACGTCACGGGCCATGGGGCACTGCCCTCGACCGCCTGTGCGGACGTTTTCGTGCCTCAGATAAAAATCCCGGAGCAGAAAGCACTCTCAGGGGCCACTCGCAGCCCACCTGCTGGGAAAGCTGTTTCGTTAGAGATAAAAACACCCGGCTGGTTAAGTGGACCCAGCGGAGTCCCAGCAGCCCCTCACAccgttaaaaagaaaaaccaacaaccTGGGACCCAAAGAAGGAGGCGCGTGAGCTCCCCCAGCCTGATGCCGCAGCCAGCGTCTCCGGGGAGCAGGAGGCCGCGCTGTTCCGAAGCGCGGGCTGGGGGCTCCGGGGCACTGCGGAGCTGCGGTCCCATCTGCACCCGAGGCAGGGCTGGCAATTACGGCGGGGGAGGAAGCGGGAGCAGCCGGCGGCCACCGCGGGGGGCCGGCACGTGCAATTCCCGGAGGAAGACACTGCGCGTGTGTGAGCCCGCCTGAGGCGCGGATGGCGTCTCCCGGAATTCCCACGTGGAAGCCGTGACCGCCAGCAGCGCCGCCCTCTTAGAAATGGGTGTTTGCAGAGACAGATCAGCAGGGCCCTGATCAGAGAGGACTGGAGACTTCAGACGGGAAACGCGCAGACGGAGGCAGGGGCGAGGCGCCCAGGGAAAAGGCCGCAGGAAGAGGGGGCAGACGTGGGGAGACGCTCCCTCCCGGCTCCATGAGGAGCCCACCTGCCCACCCAGGCCCCAGACACCGCCACCCCGCCCACCGCCGCCCCGCCCCTCCCGGCCCCGCCCGCGCGGCCCCGcccatccccacccctcccctcccggccccgcccatccccacccctcccctcccggCCCCGCCCCACGCGGCCCCGcccatccccacccctcccctcccggccccgcccatccccacccctcccctcccggccccgcccctcccgGCCCGGCCCTACCCCGCCCCACGCCGCCCCTCCCAGCCCCGCCCCTGCCGCCAGCTCACCTCATGTAGGACGCAGGGGACAGGGGCTTGGGCTTCGCCCACTGGTATGGGTGCTGCGGCACCGCCAGGTACTGGTCGCAGAAGCCGCCCTTCCTGATGTGCTGGAAAGAGGAGAAGTCTTCGGGCGCGAAGTCGGCCGGGGGCGGGGGGCTGCCCAGGTCCTCCCCGACGGGCTCCACCTTGAGCGCCACCGAGGGCGGCTGCTCCAGGGTGGTCTTGCGGGACTTGACAGGGACGCCGTCAcccaggtccaggctgctgtcaGTGGTCAGCGCGTTGATGGCGGCCACGATGGCCGAGCTGGTGTACTGGGTGGTGTTGCCCAACCACGAGTCGTCGGTCACGCTGACCCGCGGGGAGCCGTGCGGGGACGGCGTGGGCGAGTGGTGGGGTGAGTAGGGCGGCTGCCGGCCGTTGAGGCTGTACTTCCTCTTGTTGCACGGGGACGCGGGCCTGGAGGAGCGGGCACCCAGCCAGCTCTCCTCAGTGACGCTGGCGCGGGGCGAGGTGGAGGGGGAGTGCCGCGGGGAACCCAGCAGCGTGCAGGCCCCCAGCCCGCGGGGAAAGCCCTCCTCAGGGTCCGTGGTCTTGGGAGACACGCAGGGAGACTGCCATGGCGACGTCTGGGGGGACGCGTACGGGTACGAGTAGTTGGACTCGTAGGAGGAGGCCTCTGAGTTGCAGCTGCGGGAGGACAGGCTGCTGGCCGGGCTCAGGCACGAGGGGTCTCTGTAGGCCTCCAGGCTGGGCAGACTCAGCGTGGCCGTGGAGGGGGACCGTTTGGAGCTGGGGAGGacgtcttccacctccacatcgtGGAAAAACTGGTTGTTGTTGTGGTACAGACCCAAGCATGAGGTTATCTCAATGCGAGGACTCTCCAGGGCAGGGGCCCCATCTGGCCTGGC contains:
- the LOC112617476 gene encoding nuclear factor of activated T-cells, cytoplasmic 1, coding for HYGYASSNVSPALPLPTAHSTLPAPCHNLQTSTPGIVPPADHPSGYGAALDGGPTGYFLSSGHARPDGAPALESPRIEITSCLGLYHNNNQFFHDVEVEDVLPSSKRSPSTATLSLPSLEAYRDPSCLSPASSLSSRSCNSEASSYESNYSYPYASPQTSPWQSPCVSPKTTDPEEGFPRGLGACTLLGSPRHSPSTSPRASVTEESWLGARSSRPASPCNKRKYSLNGRQPPYSPHHSPTPSPHGSPRVSVTDDSWLGNTTQYTSSAIVAAINALTTDSSLDLGDGVPVKSRKTTLEQPPSVALKVEPVGEDLGSPPPPADFAPEDFSSFQHIRKGGFCDQYLAVPQHPYQWAKPKPLSPASYMR